Sequence from the Methanosarcina siciliae T4/M genome:
GTCTTTTTCCGACCAGTAATCAAAGTTATCTTCAAAAAGTTCTATAGTGCTGATAAGGGGCTGCATTTTTTCAACGAGGACTTTGCCTATAGGAGAAAGAGTGTAGATCTTGTCTACCTGAACGACTAGAGACATATCTTTTAATTTTTTTATCTGGGGAAGGATAGAAGTGGAAGCTGCCTGAAGGGCTTCCGTGATTTCATCCATGTTTTTGGGCCCGCTTTTCAAAAAAAGTAATAACTGTTTTCGCTTATCGGAGAGAAAAATCAGCTCTATCAGTTCCAGTTTCACCCTTCAGTCTCCTGTATTGTTATAAGATTCAAAAGATTGCAGATAAGACTAAAAAGATTACAGTCGCCAAAAATATATAAGTTATTACGTTTTCTCTCCCTTTCTGTCCAAAAAGCAGAGATTCATTTAATAAGTCAGGTAATCTTAATAAGTCCCGGTACCCAAAGGTAAAGACTGACAAAAAATCCAATCCTGAAAGTCCAAACTCGAGTATTTTGATTTTATATGTCCAGGGCTGCCTGGTAGACTCAAATCTGGTAAGTCTTATCTGATAATTCTATTTTAATTCGAAAAAACTATACAATATTCGTAAAATATTATGATATATATTAGTAAAATATTATGACATGCAAGATTTATAAAAAATAAAAAATGAACATTTGCAAAATGAACACTTGTGAAATGAACATTTGGTTATATTTACATTTATATTCACAGTCATATACAGTAAAAAACTGCTTGTGTCTACCTGAAGTTACCTGCTCTGACAGCTTTTTCCAGATATATGTTAATTATTTTTCAGAACATGAAAATTCAGGCCCCTTAAACTCAAAGTTCTAAGCTGGAAATTGTAATGACAGATAAGGGTTTGAAAGATTCCTGGTCTTCCAACATTTCTTATCTGTATTGAAGAGTATAAGGAAAATCCCATATCGAATAAAGTCTGTGCCAACAGGACTTCAGGCCGGAGCTTCCTTTGTCAGGATGTAAGCAACCATTTCAGGGTTCAGCTTGCTTTCCCTTGAAACCTTTTCTTCGATTCTCTCAGCAGGTGTGCCTTCCATCTTCAGTTCTCTTATCTTCTCAATCACTGAGGACGGGATACTGTAATATTCATTAATGTCTTTCCTGTGTCCCCAGACATCACCCTCAATAAGCTGGACTCTCTGCATCTCAAGGAACATTTCTATGGACTTTGAAACCGTGCGCCTGTATGATTTGGGTAGCTGAATTACCTCAATCTTCGGACAAGTTTCCACCAGTGCAAAAATGTCTTTGTTCGAAGGCCTGAAAGCCAGGTGAACAACACGTTCATTAGGGTTAAGTGTAAAGATTTCTTCCCTGGAACTAACTACTCTAATTTTCATTATGTCTTCCCCCACTATAAAGTTCTTTTATGTTTTTACCTCATTATAAAGTACTTATACTTATTATAAATATTTATCTACCACGCCCGTTAATTTTTAGGCAGTTTTCTGCATTTTCAGCCCTCTCTCATAACTTAAAAAGTGACGGGGAAATCCCGGAAAGGTGATAAGAACAGGCATGAAGTATTCGGAATCAGGGAATCTTCAACTTCTCCGGTGAATCTCCCTGCAGGAGAATCCTGGAGAATAATAAAAGAGAATAAATGCAATTGGGGGAAATCGTTAATACAATTCCGTAAACCTGAACCCGTAGTATACTATTTTCAGGAGCTTACCCTTTAACTTGAGATACAGTTCAACAGCTGCCCTGCCCTCAAAAATTGGAGGCTACATGGACAGAGCTGCACTGAAAGTTATTCATAAGATACCACAGGCGTTGGAGCAATTCTCAGAGTACTTCCTTGCCTCTGCATAGCCGGTAAAAACGTATCTCATGCTCCATAAATAAAACCTGGTAAAAATCGCAACTTTCAGAAATGAAATAAACTGAAACTTTC
This genomic interval carries:
- a CDS encoding DUF1699 family protein; the protein is MKIRVVSSREEIFTLNPNERVVHLAFRPSNKDIFALVETCPKIEVIQLPKSYRRTVSKSIEMFLEMQRVQLIEGDVWGHRKDINEYYSIPSSVIEKIRELKMEGTPAERIEEKVSRESKLNPEMVAYILTKEAPA